CGCGTCGCATCGCATCGCATAGCGCCCGGCGTGCGATCGCATGCGCGTGGTATCGGTGCCATAATCGCCGCTCTTGCCGCCATGACTGATCGCATTCTCTGATGCCGCTCGCCGTCAAAGCTTTCATCGCTCCTCTCATCGTCGCGTGTGCGATGTTCATGGAAAGCGTCGACGCCAACGTCATCGTCACTGCAATCCCCGAAATGGCGCGCGCCTTCGGACGCGATCCCGTCACACTCAAGGTCGCCGTCACCAGTTACGTGCTTGGCTTGGGCGTCTTCATTCCGATCTGCGGCTGGGTGGCCGACCGCTTCGGCGCGCGCGCCGTCTTTCGCGCGGCCATCGGCGTGTTCGTTGCCGGTTCGATCCTGTGCGCGGCATCGACGTCGCTCGGGCCCTTCACTGTCGCGCGCTTCATACAGGGCGTGGGCGGCGCGATGATGGTACCGGTCGGCCGCATCATCATCTTCCGTTCGGTGCGCCGCTCCGAGTTCATTCGCGCGATGAACTATCTCTCCGTTCCCGCGATGCTCGGCCCGGCCGCCGGCCCGCTGCTCGGCGGCTTCATCACGACGTATCTGCACTGGCGGCTGATCTTCTTCATCAATATTCCGATTGGCATTGCGGGCATCTACCTGACCAATCGCTACATCGCCGACTCGCGCGAAGAACATCCGGGCCGGCTCGACTGGCTCGGCTTCTTTTTGTCGGCGGGCGCCGGCGTCTTGCTGCTGCTCGGCCTTTCGCTCGTCGGCGGCGAGCTGGTGCCGCAAAGCGTTGCGTTCGCGATGTGCGCGGCCGGCGCGCTGATGGCCGCGCTGTACTGTCTCTACGCGCGCCGGGCCGCGCGACCGCTGCTCGACCTGCGCTTCTTTCGCGTGCCGACGTTTCAGGCGAGCGTCCTCGGCGGCTCGCTCTTTCGCATCGGGCTCGGCGCGGTGCCGTTCCTTTTGCCGCTCGCGTTGCAGGAAGGTCTTGGCATGACGGCGTTCAAGTCCGGCGCGATCACCTGCGCATCGGCGTTCGGCGGCATGTTCATGCGCTCGCTTGCGTCCCGCGTGCTGCATCGATTCGGCTTTCGGCAGACGCTTCTCTTCAACGCGGCGTTGTCGGGCTTGGCGATTGCGGCATGCGGCACGTTCTTTCCCGGCACGCCGACCTGGGTGATCTGGGCTGTGGTGCTGCTCGGCGGCTTCTTTCCGGCGCTGCAGTTCACGAGCCTCAATTCGCTCGCCTACGCGGAGATCGAAACCCGCGATGTCGGACGGGCGACGAGTCTTGCCAGCTTCGTGCAGCAGGTGTCGCTCGGGCTTGGCGTCACGGTGGCGGGCATTACGCTCGAACTCACGCAGTACGTGAATGGTCATGCGACCGTGCGGTGGTCGGACTTTTGGCCTGCGTTTGTTGTCGTTGGGCTGTTCTCGTTTCTTTCCATGCCGGTTACGGCTCGGTTGTCGCGGGATGCGGGCGTTGAGATTTCGCGTGGGACGCGGGGGTAAGGGTTCCTTTGCTTCGCGCTTCCTTCGTGCTGCCGTTCCCGTGTCGTTGCTCTTGTCGCGCGAGACAACGAAGCAAAGGGGCAGACCTACGACCTTACGTCAGCCCGGCAAGGGCAACGCCCAATAGACCGACGCGAAAACAAGTTCCAAGAAGATCCAAAGCCAGAAAACAAAAAAGCCGGCACCGAGAAACCATCTCAGCACCGGCGTTCGCCGCGAGCAGAACCCTACTCAGGCGCCAGCAAAAAACCTCACTGACATGCCTCGCACTCGTCGAACCCCGGATCGCCCGGACGCATCATGCAGACGGGACCGTCGGCTTCCGGCGCAGCCGCCTCGACCGCAGGCGCAGCAGCGGCAGCATTGAAACCACCACCGACGCCGCCGGCAGCGGAAGAAGCACCGCCCGACGACACCCCGAAGCCACCGCCCGAACCCGCACCGCCCTCACCCGACGGCACCGCGTTCAACGCGCCGTGCGCCACGGTCGACTTCTCGACGTGCGTCGCCGCCATCGTGCGGAGGTAGTACGTCGTCTTCAGACCGCGCAGCCACGCGAGCTTGTACACCTCATCGAGCTTCTTGCCCGATGCGCCCGCCATGTAGATATTCAGCGACTGCGCCTGATCGATCCACTTCTGACGACGCGACGCCGCTTCCACCAGCCACTTCGGATCCACTTCGAACGCCGTCGCGTAGATCGCGCGCAGGTCGGCCGGAACGCGGTCGATGCGCGAGAGCGTGCCGTCGAAGTACTTCAGGTCCGACACCATCACTTCATCCCACAGGCCGCGCGCCTTCAGATCACGCACCAGGTAGTCGTTGACCACCGTGAATTCGCCAGACAGATTCGACTTCACGTACAGGTTCTGGAACGTCGGCTCGATACACGCCGACACGCCGATGATGTTCGAGATCGTCGCCGTCGGCGCAATCGCCACGCAGTTCGAATTGCGCATGCCGTGCGTCGCGATGCGCGAACGCAGCGTCGACCAGTCCATCGACTCGGACGTGTCCACTTCCACGTAACCGCCGCGCGCTTCGGCCAAGAGCTTCACCGTGTCTTGCGGGAGAATGCCGCGATCCCACAGCGAGCCGCGATAGCTCGAATAACGGCCGCGCTCTTCCGCCAGTTCCGTCGACGCGTAGTACGCGTAGTAGCAGACGGCTTCCATCGAACGATCCGCGAACTCCACCGCTTCCTGCGACGCGTACGGCGTGCGCAGCAAGTGCAGGCAGTCCTGGAAGCCCATGATGCCCATGCCCACCGGACGATGCTTCAGGTTCGAATTACGCGCCTTCGGCACCGCGTAGTAGTTGATGTCGATCACGTTGTCGAGCATGCGCATCGCGACGCTGATGGTGCGCTTGAGCTTCGCGTGATCGAGCGCGAGCGTGCCGTCGGCCTGCTTCGTCAGGTGCGCGACCAGGTTCACCGAACCGAGATTGCACACGGCGATTTCGGTGTCGCTCGTATTGAGCGTGATTTCCGTGCACAGGTTCGACGAATGCACGACGCCGACGTGCTGCTGCGGCGAACGCACGTTGCACGGATCCTTGAACGTGATCCACGGATGGCCGGTTTCAAACAGCATGCCGAGCATCTTGCGCCACAAGTGCTGCGCCGGCACCTTCTTGAAGAGCTTGATCTCGCCGCGCGCGGCTTTCTCTTCGTAAGCGACGTACGCCTTCTCGAAGTCCGCGCCGAACAAATCGTGCAGGTCCGGACACGTCGACGGCGAGAACAGCGTCCATTCGCCGCCTTCCATCACGCGCTTCATGAACAGGTCGGGAATCCAGTTCGCCGTGTTCATGTCGTGCGTGCGGCGGCGGTCATCGCCCGTGTTCTTGCGCAGTTCCAGGAATTCTTCGATGTCGAGGTGCCACGTCTCGAGGTACGCGCACACGGCGCCCTTGCGCTTGCCGCCCTGGTTCACCGCGACGGCCGTGTCGTTCACGACCTTCAGGAACGGCACGACGCCTTGCGACTTGCCGTTCGTGCCCTTGATGTGCGAGCCGAGCGCGCGCACTCGCGTCCAGTCGTTGCCGAGGCCGCCCGCGAACTTGGAGAGCAGCGCGTTTTCCTTGAGCGCCTCGTAGATGCCGTCGAGGTCGTCGGCCACCGTCGTCAGATAGCAGGACGAAAGCTGCGAGCGATGCGTGCCCGAGTTGAAGAGCGTCGGCGTCGACGACATGAAGTCGAACGACGACAGCACGTTGTAGAACTCGATGGCGCGTGCTTCGCGGTCGATTTCGTTCAGCGACAGACCCATCGCGACGCGCATGAAGAACGCCTGCGGCAACTCGATGCGCGTGCCCTCGACGTGCAGGAAGTAGCGGTCGTACAGCGTTTGCAGGCCGAGGTAACCGAACTGCAGGTCGCGGTTCGCGTCGAGCGCGGCGCCGAGACGCTTCAGGTCGAACTGCTGCAGCTTGTCGTCGAGCAGGCCGGCTTCGACGCCGCGCTTGATGAACTGCGGGAAGTATTCGGCATAACGCTCGCCCATTTCGGCTTGCGTCACTTCGCCTTCGAGAATCTCGCGGCGGATCGTGTGCAGCAGAATGCGCGCGGTGACCTGGCTGTACGCCGGGTCTTTCTCGATCATCGTGCGCGCGGCGAGAATGGCCGAATCGTAGACCTGATTCATCGGCACGCCGTCGTACAGGTTCTTCACCGTTTCCGCGACGATCGGATCAGCCGAGACGGCATCGCCCAGATTCGCGCAGGCGGAGACGATCAGCGCCTTCAGCGCGTCGAGATCGAGCGGGCGCGTGATGCCGTTGTCCGTCACGTTGATGACGCCTTCGTGCGTCTTCGCGTTCTGCGCATGGCCGCGGTCCTGCTCACGCTGCTGCGTGCGCTTCTCGCGATACAGCACGTAGGCGCGCGCGACGTTGTGCTCGCCGCCGCGCATCAGCGCGAGTTCGACCTGATCCTGAATGTCTTCGATATGGAACGTGCCGCCGTGCGGACGGCTGCGCAGCAGCGCGCGCACGACCGCCTGCGTCAGTTGCTCGACCTGCTCGCGCACGCGAGCGGACGCCGCGCCCTGGCCGCCGTTCACGGCGATGAACGCCTTCGTCACGGCAATCGCGATCTTCGACGGCTCGAACGACACCACGCTTCCGTTGCGACGGATGACCTTGTAGTCGGCATACGTCGTGTTCGACGCGGGCGATTGCGCGCCCTGAACGTGCGCCCCGCCCGCATGCTGCGCGGATGCGCCTTCGTAGGAAGTCGTGGCGTTGTCGGTGGTTTGCATGTGCAAAACTCCTGGTGTTCGAATGGTGCGGATGATCCGCGGATTTATCACTTATGCCGCGTGCGTCGCCTCATGAGACGCGCGTCGCGGTGTTTGGCAGTGGTGCGGGCTGTGAAGACAGCAGGCCCTGAACACGAGTCGCGCGATGGCGGCCCGCACTGTCATGGCGTCGCGTGCGGTGCCCGCGTTGGCGCGCGGTGTCGGTTGACGCGACTCGCATTCACTTGCATGCGTTCTTCACGGTGCTGCTGTGCTGGCGCTCGATGCGCTGAGGGCCTCTTGATGAGACCGCTTGCGCACCGCCCCGGGCCAGCCAAACTTCAGATACGCCGGAAAGCCGACGGCGCCGGCTCGTGGGAGCGGGCGCCGCCTGTACAACACAAGATATAGTGCAAATCACGTCCTTCGGCACCAAGTATAGTGGAACTTCGCACGGTCTCAAAAAGGTTTATTTGCTTCGGAAGCGCTTGCGCGGGGTTGACTTTTGCGGCGTCGAAGCGCGGCAAGGGCTCCCGCGCGACGCTGTTGCGTCGCAGCGAGAATGACCGTGGGTGGTGGTCGGAGACTGTCGAGGGCGACTCATTGAAGCGGCGGCGGCGCGTGGTCGCAGCGCAGGCGCCGGGGCGATCGCGTCAATCGGATATCGGCTCGCGATGCTTCACACGAGAGGCAAGCTGCACGTACTCGTCGGACCGCAGGTTGTCGCGTAGTGGTTGCAACGCTCGCCTTCCTAAACGACGACTCGAACGAGTGGCTCGCGGGTTAATCTCTGGGGACGAACAGCGGGAACGCGTCGATCGGATATCGCTTCGCGATGATTCACACGAGCGCGCAAGCTACGGTACTCGTCTAACCGCAGGTTGTCGCTGCCTTCGAGTCCGACGCTCATCAAGTCGTCGCTGCGACGCCCGCGTTCCCGAAACGACGACACACACGCGTGGCACGCGCGTTCATCACTCGGGATGGGCAGCGCCAACGCGCCCTCGCGGTGAATCATGAAATGCGCCGACGCGCGCATGCGGCGGAGGCGATCGAAGGACGGATGCGCGTCGCGATCCAACGTGTTCGAAGAAGCGCCGCGCTGGTATCACCGGATGGCATGCAAATGTTGCGAATCGTGCCGAGCGTCGGCGTTATGCCGCGAGGACGCGCCTCGACGTTCAGCGGCGGCATACGCGCCGCGCTTCCAAGCCGGCCGTGCGCGCGGATAAGGCACCGCGCGCAGGCAGCGCATTGATCTGGCGTCGCGACCGCTCTTACGCGCCCGCGCGACGCCGCGCGCTAGACGCAGCTAACGCTGTCCCGCAACGTCTATTGATTCGCTCGTGGGCACACGGGCGCGTAGCTATCCGCATCGCTCGCAGGCAACGCATTCAGCGCGCGTCGCAACGGCGTCGGACGCGCCGACGCGGCCGAACGCTTGTCCCCTACGATTATTGCTTCACGCGCGGGCGCAGATGATCGGCACGCCGAGAATGCCGGGGTGCCGCACGCCGGAGAACTTCGCGTACGCGTCGTTGGAGAGCAAGGTGCCCTCTTCGCCCCAGCGCCTCGATGCCCGCAGCCAGCGCCCTCATCTCGCGTCCCGACCGCCAGGACGCGCCGCATGACGCCGCGCATGCTCCGCGCAGCAGAACCGTTGTCCCGCGACCGCTATGGATTCGCTCGTCGGCGTATGCACGCCGCACTGCGCGCAGCGGATCAGCGGATCAGCGAGTTGAGGCGCATCGCGGCGAGCCGCGCCGTTGCCGGCGCCCGCGCCGCCCGCCGTCGAGGATGCGCGGTTAGACGAAGCACGCGTTCCCGCCTGCTCGCGCTCGTTGGCGCGGCGCAGCTTCTTCAGGAGCCATTGCGTCACGAAGAAGAGAACGATAAGAAGAAGAAAATTTCGCATCGGCTTGAAGAAGTAAGACCGCGCTCAGACGACCGCGCGATGCAGCAGCACTTCGAACACGAAGCGGCTGCCGACATACGCGAGCAGCAGCGCCACGAACGAAGCCAGCACCCAGCGCAGCGCGGCGCGTCCGCGCCAGCCGGAAATGCGGCGCGCAGTCAGCAGCCCGCCGAACATCAGCCAGGACAGAATGGCGAAGACGGTCTTATGATCGAAACGCAGCGCGCGATCGACCAGTTGCTCGTTGAACGCGATGCCCGACACGAGCGTGAGCGTCAGCAGCACGAAGCCCGCGCCGATCAACCGGAACAACAGCTTTTCGAGCGTGAGCAGCGGCGGCAAGGTGTCGAGCCAGCTCGCGAGCCAGCCGTTGCCGCCACTGTGACGCATCGCGAGGCCGCGCATGCGCTGAAGGCGTCGTTCGAGCATCAGCATCAGCACGGCATGCAGCGCGGCAATCGCAAAGAGGCCATACGCGATATTCGCGATCAGAAAATGCAGCTTGAACATCGGCGCGGCGGAGTACGACAGCACGCGCACGCCGCCGAACGCGAGCGGCAACAGCGACGCGACGCAGGCGAGCGGCAGCACGAGCAGGCGCAGGCCGTCGAGCGGAAAGAAGAAGCTCTCGATCCAGTAAATGCCCGCGCCGAGCCAGAACATCGCGGACAACGCGAACGCGAAGCCGAAGATCATCGCGTTCTGCGGGAAGATGGTCATGTGCAGGAGAACGCCGTGCACGACCAACGCTATTAATAATAGTGCGCGTCCCATGCCGCTCATGCCCGACGCCTTCGATGGACTCGCCGGCGCGGCCCCGATGCCCGATGGCACGCCCGCCAGAACCGGCTCCACGGCCGTATGGCGATGCGCGCGCCAGCCCGCCACGGCCAGTCCGCCGTAGAGAAACGCAGTGAGGGCATACAGTACAATATCCATGTTCGAAGTTTACACTAGGCCCCGAACCCGCGACGTCTTCCCCCTTGCGCCAAAGTAGGGCGCATCGCCGCGAAACCGCCTGCGCGTCGCCGGAAACCAGGGCCGCACTCTCACATTCCCATGCTCGACAACCTCACTCAACGGATGGCGCGCGTCGTCAAGACGCTGCGCGGCGAGGCCCGGCTCACCGAGGCCAACACGCAGGAGATGCTGCGCGAAGTGCGCCTCGCGCTGCTCGAAGCCGACGTGGCGCTGCCCGTCGTGCGCGAGTTCATCGCCAAGGTGAAGGAAAAGGCGCTCGGCGAAGAAGTGCTTTCGAGCCTGTCGCCGGGTCAGGCGCTCGTCGGCGTCGTGCAGCGCGAGCTGACCGCCGTGATCGGCGGCGACTACGAAGGCAAGGCCGCCGAGCTGAATCTCGCCGTCACGCCGCCCGCTGTCATCCTGATGGCCGGCTTGCAGGGCGCGGGTAAAACCACGACCACCGGCAAGCTCGCGAAGCTGCTGCGCGAAAAGCAGAAGAAGAAGGTGCTGACGGTTTCCGTCGACGTGTACCGCCCCGCCGCTATTCGCCAGCTGCAAACGGTGACCGAACAGGTCGGCGCGGACTTCTTCCCGTCAGAGCCTGACCAGAAGCCCGCGGACATCGCGCGCGCCGCCATCGACTGGGCGAAGCGTCATTACCACGATGTCGTGATCGTCGATACGGCCGGTCGTCTCGGTATCGACGAAGCGATGATGAAAGAGATCAGCGAGCTGCACGCGCTGCTCAAGCCCGCTGAAACGCTCTTCGTCGTCGACGCGATGCTCGGTCAGGACGCCGTGAACACCGCGAAGGCGTTCAACGACGCGCTGCCGCTCACGGGCGTCGTGCTCACGAAGCTCGACGGCGATTCGCGCGGCGGCGCGGCGCTTTCAGTGCGGCACGTCACCGGCAAGCCGATCAAGTTCGTCGGCGTCGCCGAAAAACTCGACGGCCTCGAAGTCTTCCACCCGGATCGCATGGCGAACCGGATTCTCGGCATGGGCGACATTCTCGCGCTCGTCGAGGAAGCGCAGCGCGGCGTCGATACGCAAGCGGCGCAGAAGCTCGCCGACAAGGTCAAGAAAGGCGGCGACTTCGACCTGAACGACTTCAAGGCGCAACTCTCGCAAATGAAGAAGATGGGCGGGCTGTCGTCGCTGATGGACAAGCTGCCCGCGCAGTTCCAGCAGGCGGCGCAAGGCGCGGACATGAACAACGCCGAGAAACAGATGCGCCGCATGGAAGGCATCATCAATTCGATGACGCTTCAGGAGCGCGCGAAGCCCGAGCTCATCAAGGCGGCTCGCAAGCGCCGTATCGCCGCGGGCGCGGGCGTGCACGTACAGGAAGTCAACCGCATGCTGAATCAGTACGAGCAGATGCGCGGCATGATGAAGAAGCTCAAGGGCGGCAATCTGCAAAAGATGATGCGCGGCATGAAAGGCATGATGCCGGGCATGCGCTGATCCGCGCCGCTTCGAACCCGCGCTTTCGTTCGCCCGACGCGAAAGGAACGCGGGTTTATCATATGGCGCACGCCGCCGTTTTTTCCACACTGAGTCGTCGTCTCTCCCGCCTGCCTTTATGAACCGCGAAGAAGCTCTCCACATTTTCAGCCACTCCGAAGAGATCGTCAGTGCCGATCAGGTCGACGCGTCGATCAAGCGTATGGCTGCGGACATCAAGGCCGCGACGCAGGACGACTTCCCGTTGCTGCTATCAGTCATGGGCGGCGCGGCCGTGTTCACCGGCATGCTGCTGCCGCATCTGGATTTCCCGCTCGAATTCGACTACATCCATTTGACGCGTTATCGCAACGCCATCAAGGGCGGCAGCGAGATGCAGTGGCGCGTGGCGCCGGCCGAATCGGTGAAGGATCGCGTGGTGCTCGTGCTCGACGACATTCTCGACGAAGGCGAAACGATGGCCGCCATTCGCGACCGCATCATGGCGATGGGCGCGAAGCAGTTTCTATCGGCGGTGCTGTGCGAGAAGCTGATCCCGAAGGCAAAGCCGCTGCGCCCGGATTTCTGCGGGTTCGAAGTGCCCGACCGTTACGTGTTCGGCTGCGGGATGGATGCGAAGGGTTACTGGCGCAATCTGCCGACTATCCGGGCGTTGACGGACGGCGCGTAATCAATCGCACGTGCGACGAAAAAGAAAAAGCGGCCTCGGCCGCTTTTTTCACAACTGATGCACGAACGCGCGTATGCCCGTGAGAATCATCTCGACGGAAATCGCGACGAGCACGAGTCCCATCAACCGTTCGAACGCCGTGACCGCGCGCTCGCCCAGCCATTGCTGGATCTTCTCCGCGAGGATCAGCACGACGGCGCAGACGACCATCGTGACGGTCAGCGCGCCGATCCACTCGAACATCTTGCCCGGCGCCTGCGACGTCAGCAGCATCACCGTCGCGAGCGCGGACGGGCCGGCGAGCGCCGGAATCGCAAGCGGCACGATCAGCGGTTCGCCGCCGCGCGTGTCGCCGCCCATCGGGCCATCCGGATGCGGGAAGATCATCCGAAGCGCGATCAGAAACAACACGATCCCGCCGCCGATGCGCAGCGACACGTCCGTGAGATTCATCGCGCGCAGGAAGCGGTCGCCGGCCAGCATGAAGACGAGCAGGATGCCGAACGCGATCGCCACTTCGCGCAAGATCACCACGCGGCGCCGCTCGGTGGCGACACCGCGCAGCGCGTTGATGAAGATCGGGATGTTGCCGAGCGGATCGGTGATCAAGAGCAGAAGGATCGTCGCCGACAGGAAGTTGTACTGCATTTACTTCCCGAGCGCGGCCCGAATCTTCGCCGTCACGACGCCCGCCGCTTCGTCCACCGGCAGCAGCGTGGCTTCGGTGTCGCGGCGCGCCTGATATTCGAGCTTGCCTTCCTTCAGCCCGCGATCGCCGATGACGATGCGATGCGGCACGCCAATCAGTTCCCAGTCCGCGAACATCACGCCGGGGCGCTCACCGCGATCGTCGAGAATCACGTCGATGCCCGCGTCCTGCAGCGTGGCGTACAGCTTGTCGGCCTGCTCGCGCACGGCGTCGCTGCGGTCGTAGCCCATCGGGCAGATCACGACTTCGAACGGCGCAATGGCTTCCGGCCAGATGATGCCCTTATCGTCGAAATTCTGTTCGATAGCCGCGCCCAGCACGCGCGTCACGCCGATGCCGTAGCAGCCCATCTGCATCGGCGCGGGCTTGCCGCCTTCGTCGAGGAACGTGGCGCCCATCGAATCCGAGTACTTCGTGCCCAGCTGGAACACGTGCCCCACTTCGATGCCGCGGCAGATTTCCAGCGTGCCACGGCCGTCCGGCGAAGGATCGCCCGCCACGACGTTACGGATATCCGCGACTTCCGGTTCCGGCAGATCGCGGCCCCAGTTCACGCCGGTCGTGTGATAGTCGACCTCGTTCGAGCCGACGACGAAATCGCTCATGTTCGCGACCGTGCGATCCGCGATCACGCGCACCGGCTTCTTCGTGCCGATGGGACCGAGATAGCCCGGCGGCGTGCCGAACCATTCGACGATCTCGGCTTCCGTCGCAAAGCG
The Caballeronia sp. M1242 DNA segment above includes these coding regions:
- a CDS encoding MarC family protein; the encoded protein is MQYNFLSATILLLLITDPLGNIPIFINALRGVATERRRVVILREVAIAFGILLVFMLAGDRFLRAMNLTDVSLRIGGGIVLFLIALRMIFPHPDGPMGGDTRGGEPLIVPLAIPALAGPSALATVMLLTSQAPGKMFEWIGALTVTMVVCAVVLILAEKIQQWLGERAVTAFERLMGLVLVAISVEMILTGIRAFVHQL
- a CDS encoding ribonucleoside-diphosphate reductase subunit alpha, which encodes MQTTDNATTSYEGASAQHAGGAHVQGAQSPASNTTYADYKVIRRNGSVVSFEPSKIAIAVTKAFIAVNGGQGAASARVREQVEQLTQAVVRALLRSRPHGGTFHIEDIQDQVELALMRGGEHNVARAYVLYREKRTQQREQDRGHAQNAKTHEGVINVTDNGITRPLDLDALKALIVSACANLGDAVSADPIVAETVKNLYDGVPMNQVYDSAILAARTMIEKDPAYSQVTARILLHTIRREILEGEVTQAEMGERYAEYFPQFIKRGVEAGLLDDKLQQFDLKRLGAALDANRDLQFGYLGLQTLYDRYFLHVEGTRIELPQAFFMRVAMGLSLNEIDREARAIEFYNVLSSFDFMSSTPTLFNSGTHRSQLSSCYLTTVADDLDGIYEALKENALLSKFAGGLGNDWTRVRALGSHIKGTNGKSQGVVPFLKVVNDTAVAVNQGGKRKGAVCAYLETWHLDIEEFLELRKNTGDDRRRTHDMNTANWIPDLFMKRVMEGGEWTLFSPSTCPDLHDLFGADFEKAYVAYEEKAARGEIKLFKKVPAQHLWRKMLGMLFETGHPWITFKDPCNVRSPQQHVGVVHSSNLCTEITLNTSDTEIAVCNLGSVNLVAHLTKQADGTLALDHAKLKRTISVAMRMLDNVIDINYYAVPKARNSNLKHRPVGMGIMGFQDCLHLLRTPYASQEAVEFADRSMEAVCYYAYYASTELAEERGRYSSYRGSLWDRGILPQDTVKLLAEARGGYVEVDTSESMDWSTLRSRIATHGMRNSNCVAIAPTATISNIIGVSACIEPTFQNLYVKSNLSGEFTVVNDYLVRDLKARGLWDEVMVSDLKYFDGTLSRIDRVPADLRAIYATAFEVDPKWLVEAASRRQKWIDQAQSLNIYMAGASGKKLDEVYKLAWLRGLKTTYYLRTMAATHVEKSTVAHGALNAVPSGEGGAGSGGGFGVSSGGASSAAGGVGGGFNAAAAAPAVEAAAPEADGPVCMMRPGDPGFDECEACQ
- a CDS encoding inner membrane protein YpjD; amino-acid sequence: MDIVLYALTAFLYGGLAVAGWRAHRHTAVEPVLAGVPSGIGAAPASPSKASGMSGMGRALLLIALVVHGVLLHMTIFPQNAMIFGFAFALSAMFWLGAGIYWIESFFFPLDGLRLLVLPLACVASLLPLAFGGVRVLSYSAAPMFKLHFLIANIAYGLFAIAALHAVLMLMLERRLQRMRGLAMRHSGGNGWLASWLDTLPPLLTLEKLLFRLIGAGFVLLTLTLVSGIAFNEQLVDRALRFDHKTVFAILSWLMFGGLLTARRISGWRGRAALRWVLASFVALLLAYVGSRFVFEVLLHRAVV
- a CDS encoding PP0621 family protein, whose amino-acid sequence is MRNFLLLIVLFFVTQWLLKKLRRANEREQAGTRASSNRASSTAGGAGAGNGAARRDAPQLADPLIRCAQCGVHTPTSESIAVAGQRFCCAEHARRHAARPGGRDAR
- the ffh gene encoding signal recognition particle protein codes for the protein MLDNLTQRMARVVKTLRGEARLTEANTQEMLREVRLALLEADVALPVVREFIAKVKEKALGEEVLSSLSPGQALVGVVQRELTAVIGGDYEGKAAELNLAVTPPAVILMAGLQGAGKTTTTGKLAKLLREKQKKKVLTVSVDVYRPAAIRQLQTVTEQVGADFFPSEPDQKPADIARAAIDWAKRHYHDVVIVDTAGRLGIDEAMMKEISELHALLKPAETLFVVDAMLGQDAVNTAKAFNDALPLTGVVLTKLDGDSRGGAALSVRHVTGKPIKFVGVAEKLDGLEVFHPDRMANRILGMGDILALVEEAQRGVDTQAAQKLADKVKKGGDFDLNDFKAQLSQMKKMGGLSSLMDKLPAQFQQAAQGADMNNAEKQMRRMEGIINSMTLQERAKPELIKAARKRRIAAGAGVHVQEVNRMLNQYEQMRGMMKKLKGGNLQKMMRGMKGMMPGMR
- a CDS encoding MFS transporter, with protein sequence MPLAVKAFIAPLIVACAMFMESVDANVIVTAIPEMARAFGRDPVTLKVAVTSYVLGLGVFIPICGWVADRFGARAVFRAAIGVFVAGSILCAASTSLGPFTVARFIQGVGGAMMVPVGRIIIFRSVRRSEFIRAMNYLSVPAMLGPAAGPLLGGFITTYLHWRLIFFINIPIGIAGIYLTNRYIADSREEHPGRLDWLGFFLSAGAGVLLLLGLSLVGGELVPQSVAFAMCAAGALMAALYCLYARRAARPLLDLRFFRVPTFQASVLGGSLFRIGLGAVPFLLPLALQEGLGMTAFKSGAITCASAFGGMFMRSLASRVLHRFGFRQTLLFNAALSGLAIAACGTFFPGTPTWVIWAVVLLGGFFPALQFTSLNSLAYAEIETRDVGRATSLASFVQQVSLGLGVTVAGITLELTQYVNGHATVRWSDFWPAFVVVGLFSFLSMPVTARLSRDAGVEISRGTRG
- a CDS encoding hypoxanthine-guanine phosphoribosyltransferase gives rise to the protein MNREEALHIFSHSEEIVSADQVDASIKRMAADIKAATQDDFPLLLSVMGGAAVFTGMLLPHLDFPLEFDYIHLTRYRNAIKGGSEMQWRVAPAESVKDRVVLVLDDILDEGETMAAIRDRIMAMGAKQFLSAVLCEKLIPKAKPLRPDFCGFEVPDRYVFGCGMDAKGYWRNLPTIRALTDGA